CGATGCCCTCGCGTTGCGCCATCAAGAGAATATTCTAAAGTAACTGGTGAGCTCATCACTTGCGAGACTGCATGGATGGCGGTGCTGGACATCACCGCACGTCCTAGATTGGTGTGCAACACCGTCCCCGTCAAATTGAAGACGTTTTTTAATGCACTGTGTTGCAACTCATCATGGCGAACAGAAAGTTCTGCTAACCAATCACCGTGCCAATCCGGTAAGCATCCATCTTGTGCAATAGACGCTCGCGCTTGTTCCTGCATTTCACGCAGACATTCCGTAACCCAATGCAGACCCGATTTTTCTACCAATACCTGCGCTTCATCGAATTGCAAAAGCTTATCGATGGCAGGTAGCTGGCGGTATAGCGCGACATTTGATTCATCCATAGTCACTCTTCTCTTTCTTACTGTGCAGCTAACAGATTATTTTTCGCCCGGGAATAAGAATGGGTTAATGCTGCTACGAGCAAAACCTTCTTCTTCCATACGTGCATCTAAAATGATCGAAGCTAAATCATCCGCTACCGCTTCTACTTTGGCTTCTTTCTCTTGGTATAACACTTTCAGATAGCTACCGCAGTCACCACAGCTTTCCGCTTTCACTGCCGCATTTTCATCATCCAGTGACCAGTAATTCAGGTCGCGAGTTTGTTCGCAGTTACTGCATTTCACACGAACCATGTGCCACTCTGTTTCGCACAGCGTGCAGTGCAAATAGCGTAAACCTTGGCTAGTCCCAATTTGTACAATACTGGAAACTGGCATGCTGTTGCACACTGGGCAGTAATGGCGGTGATCACCGTGTTCTGCACGCGCTTTACCCGGAATATTGGCAGCCATTTGAGCCCAATAGACAGACAATGCCGCCCAAATGAACATAGATTTATCCGCAGGGACTTTTTCAAACTGTTCGTTTAACAGCGCAGTTGCCATCTCTTCGAGTTCAGCTTCTGATGCTTTTTCTAAGTTTTCGAGGGCAGTATGAACAGAATCTGGCACGATTGGCATCAATTCAGCGATGATTGAACGTAATAATTTGTGCCAGTGATCTGTGCGTGGGAATGTTTTTGCATCTAATGGTGCGGTATTCGTGGCCATTGAGCGCGCTAAAACCGCCTCCATATCCATCTCTAATGGATTGTCATGCTGCGCATTATTTTGCGCCGTAGCCACTTCTGCAGCGAAGTTCAGATAATCTGCAAAAGGATGTTCACCAACGCCTAACTCTTTTAATCTTTCTGCTCGTCGTTGATAAAGGCTTTTTAAATTCGGGAATAAAACAGGCGGAATAAAGCCGATGCCTTTCTCTTTTAATCTCTCTTGACCTAATTCTTCTTTCGGGACGATACGAATACCCATTGCTCTCTCTCTTTTATATTTTTTATAACAACTTACTCCGAGAAATTGCCTATTCGCATTTCCCCGCAAGCCTCTAAGAAAATATTCGATTAACCAGCAAGTCTTGCCGTTGTACCCGTCAGGATAAAACAAAAGTCACTGATAGGCTACTCTAGCCCTCCGAATATTCACCGTTGTTAACCCTTGTTTGTATGTGGAAATAACAAATTGGTATTAGGGCGTTTTTATTTGATATAACTACGGTTATTTCCATGATGTTAATCCAATTGGCACATATAATGATGTGCTCTCTATCCGCATCATAAAGGGCAACAATATGACGTCATTATTCCACTTCGAAGCGAAGTCTCACACACCCTTCTTTTTATTGCTTGCCTTTATTGGCGGATTTGTCGATGCCTGCTCATTTGTCATCTTTGAGGTATTTACTGGCCATCTGACGGGAAATAGCATTTTAAGTATGATTTACCTCGCCAAAATGAATATCGGCATGTTGCTACTCTCTGCAATTTCCATATTAGGATTTTTTGCAGGAACATTTTTAGGCTCTTGGATTCGGCTCAAGCATAGCGCGATTGTGTTATACCGCTTTGTTCTAGGTCTGGTATTTTTAATATTTAGCAGTGTTTTCACTATTTATTTTTTCATCCAGCCTTTGTATTCGCCTGATTTAGCCATTTTGCTGATCAGCTTATCAATGGGCATTCAAAATGGTTATTTTAATAAGGCGGGAACGGTTGGGATCCATTCAACCTATGTCACTGGCATGACCACATCCTGCATTAATGCCTTTTTAAAAAATGTACCTGAAGATAGCAGCAAAAAAGTTTTACTCTTGGCGGTACTCTCTTTTATTACGGGGGGATTAGCTGGCGGGATTTTATCGGTGAATTACCAATATGTCGGGTTTTCTGCCGTATTAGTTCTCTTGGGATGCGCGCTAATTTACAGCTTCACAATCCGTGATTAATTACCTCAAACTTCGCTATAAAAAAAGCCCACAAAACATGTTGTGGGCTTGATTCATCGAGACAAAAACGCTTAGTTTTTCTCTTGCTGCTCTTTTTGCTGTTTCTCTTTAGCAACCAGCTCGCGGTACCAACGTGGGTGGTGCTTTCTCGCCCAACCGCGTGTTACCCAACCTTCAACCATTGCACGCACAGAGCCTTTGACCCAAATTGCCGCATACGCATGCACAACAATCATCAGGATCAAGCCAATGGCTGACAGCGAGTGAATAAGAATCGCTGCGCGGTACACTGGAATTGGGAAATAGTCCGCAAAGAATGGCCGCCACATAATCACACCAGTGACAACCAATGCCAGTAAACAGATAGTGACCACCCAATACACCCCTTTCTGACCGAGGTTGTATTGGCCTACGTCGCCAGCTTCTTCGTTTTTCAGTACCTTACCGATATTTTTTCCCCATTTGATATCTTCTTTATTAATGAAGTTATGGTGGAAATAACGGAAGAACATAAAGACGAACAGCAAGAACATCGCCGTACCCACGAATGGATGCAAAATTCGAGACAGTTGTGGCGTGCCTAAAATGTTCATAAACCAGTTCAGCGATGGGAAGAAAAAGCCCAGTCCGCTGATAGCCGTGAACAAGAAGCAAATCACAACCGCCCAGTGATTGATCCTTTCAATCGGTTTGTGGCGAATAATTTTGTCGTTATCATCTGGCATCATTTCTGATCCTCCCCTTCTTTTGATTTCGAAGTGTCAGACGACATTGCGTTATGCAAATCTTCTAGAGCCTCTTCTTCATCTTTCTTGGAGACGCGGTTTGGACCAATTCCCACATAGTGGAAAATTGCCGCCGCAAATGTTGCCGCAAAACCAACCGCAGCAATCGGCTTCCAGATACCTTTCCAGAAGGTGACTGTTGGGCTGATGGTCGGGTTTTCTGGTAATCCGTGATACAACTGCGGCTTATCAGCATGGTGCAATACGTACATAACGTGCGTACCGCCCACACCTTGTGGATCGTATAAACCTGCGTTTGCATAACCACGAGTTTTCAGCTCTTCAACACGTTCGCCAGCCATGCCAATCATGTCTTCTTTGCTACCAAAATGGATAGCGCCAGTTGGACATGTTTTCACACAAGCAGGCTCTTGTCCGACTTCAACACGGTCGACACACAGCGTACATTTGTATGCGCGGTTGTCTTCTTGGTTGATACGAGGCACGTCAAACGGGCAACCCGCGATACAGTAACCACAGCCGATACAGTGTTCAGATTGGAAATCCACGATACCGTTTTTGTACTGGACGATTGCGCCTTCTGATGGACATGCCTTCAGGCAGCCCGGATCAGCACAGTGCATACAGCCATCTTTACGGATCAGCCATTCAAATTTATCGTTCTCTTCCACTTCAGAGAAGCGCATGACTGTCCATGACTTAGCGGTTAAATCCGTTGGGTTGTCATACACCCCAACGTTTGTTCCGATTTTGTCACGGATATCGTTCCATTCGGAACACGCAACCTGACACGCTTTACAGCCGATACAGGTTGTGACGTCAATCAGCTTTGCAACTTCTTCCTTATAGTCCCGCACCTGAGGTGCGGGCGTCAGGGAATTGGTGGCAGAGCGACGAATAATGTCCTGAGATTGCATTGACATAATTTATCTCCTTACACCTTTTCCACGTTGACAAGGAATGATTTAAATTCCGGCGTCTGAGTATTCGCATCACCCACATATGGCGTTAATGTGTTAGTGATAAAGCCCTTCACTGCAACACCTTCAAAGCCCCAGTGAATTGGAATACCGATGGTATCGATGTCTTTTCCATCCACTTTCAGGGTTTTAATTCGTTTAGTGACCACGGCTTTCGCTTTGATGTAACCACGTTTAGAACTAACTTTAATCGTGTCGCCTTGCTCAATGCCTTTTTCTTTCGCTAAGCGCTCGCCAATTTCAACGAACTGTTGCGGCTGAATAATGGCATTTAACAGCGCATGCTTCGTCCAATAGTGGAAGTGCTCAGTTAAGCGGTAAGTGGTACCCACGTATGGGAATTCCGTCGCTTTACCCATTTGCGCCCAGTCGTCTTTAAAC
The Providencia alcalifaciens DNA segment above includes these coding regions:
- a CDS encoding YoaK family protein, with amino-acid sequence MTSLFHFEAKSHTPFFLLLAFIGGFVDACSFVIFEVFTGHLTGNSILSMIYLAKMNIGMLLLSAISILGFFAGTFLGSWIRLKHSAIVLYRFVLGLVFLIFSSVFTIYFFIQPLYSPDLAILLISLSMGIQNGYFNKAGTVGIHSTYVTGMTTSCINAFLKNVPEDSSKKVLLLAVLSFITGGLAGGILSVNYQYVGFSAVLVLLGCALIYSFTIRD
- the fdoI gene encoding formate dehydrogenase cytochrome b556 subunit, coding for MMPDDNDKIIRHKPIERINHWAVVICFLFTAISGLGFFFPSLNWFMNILGTPQLSRILHPFVGTAMFLLFVFMFFRYFHHNFINKEDIKWGKNIGKVLKNEEAGDVGQYNLGQKGVYWVVTICLLALVVTGVIMWRPFFADYFPIPVYRAAILIHSLSAIGLILMIVVHAYAAIWVKGSVRAMVEGWVTRGWARKHHPRWYRELVAKEKQQKEQQEKN
- the fdhE gene encoding formate dehydrogenase accessory protein FdhE, yielding MGIRIVPKEELGQERLKEKGIGFIPPVLFPNLKSLYQRRAERLKELGVGEHPFADYLNFAAEVATAQNNAQHDNPLEMDMEAVLARSMATNTAPLDAKTFPRTDHWHKLLRSIIAELMPIVPDSVHTALENLEKASEAELEEMATALLNEQFEKVPADKSMFIWAALSVYWAQMAANIPGKARAEHGDHRHYCPVCNSMPVSSIVQIGTSQGLRYLHCTLCETEWHMVRVKCSNCEQTRDLNYWSLDDENAAVKAESCGDCGSYLKVLYQEKEAKVEAVADDLASIILDARMEEEGFARSSINPFLFPGEK
- the fdxH gene encoding formate dehydrogenase subunit beta — encoded protein: MSMQSQDIIRRSATNSLTPAPQVRDYKEEVAKLIDVTTCIGCKACQVACSEWNDIRDKIGTNVGVYDNPTDLTAKSWTVMRFSEVEENDKFEWLIRKDGCMHCADPGCLKACPSEGAIVQYKNGIVDFQSEHCIGCGYCIAGCPFDVPRINQEDNRAYKCTLCVDRVEVGQEPACVKTCPTGAIHFGSKEDMIGMAGERVEELKTRGYANAGLYDPQGVGGTHVMYVLHHADKPQLYHGLPENPTISPTVTFWKGIWKPIAAVGFAATFAAAIFHYVGIGPNRVSKKDEEEALEDLHNAMSSDTSKSKEGEDQK